A stretch of Myxocyprinus asiaticus isolate MX2 ecotype Aquarium Trade chromosome 42, UBuf_Myxa_2, whole genome shotgun sequence DNA encodes these proteins:
- the LOC127432668 gene encoding major intrinsically disordered NOTCH2-binding receptor 1-like yields MDITVLPNNNHPEKFLQLDVGMLPVTHGMFQIGAALSHQRQWHNRMYSQRERGNEVKLSADGSDVFEDRDLEKRITPQTLKPKIKQNPLYSHINIINTEEKNKSKPSWTIQDYDRHTTHGQLADYMKEDPKDLSFWLEDLYTPGYDSLLKKKEAELKRNKICKIFAYIILSICAVVIIITVPIVVTQSKH; encoded by the exons ATGGACATAACTGTCCTGCCAAACAACAATCATCCAGAGAAATTCCTGCAGCTGGATGTGGGAATGCTGCCGGTGACACACGGAATGTTCCAGATTGGTGCTGCGCTGTCTCACCAAAGGCAGTGGCACAACAGGATGTACTCACAG AGGGAACGTGGTAATGAGGTTAAGCTGTCAGCAGATGGCAGTGATGTGTTTGAAGACAGAGATTTGGAGAAACGCATCACTCCTCAAACTCTGAAACCAAAGATCAAGCAGAACCCGCTGTACTCTCACATCAACATCATCAATACAGAGGAAAAAAACAAGTCCAAACCATCATGGACCATTCAGGACTATGACAGACACACTACACACGGTCAGCTGGCAGACTACATGAAG GAAGACCCGAAAGACCTGAGCTTCTGGCTGGAAGATCTTTACACCCCCGGCTATGATTCACTGCTCAAGAAGAAAGAAGCGGAACTGAAGAGGAACAAGATTTGTAAAATTTTTGCATACATCATTCTGTCCATTTGTGCAGTTGTGATCATTATTACTGTGCCAATAGTGGTAACACAGTCCAAACACTGA